Part of the Salmo trutta chromosome 5, fSalTru1.1, whole genome shotgun sequence genome is shown below.
tcacagacaacagagagacaaccaGTGAATCCCTTGGAAGAGTGCAGAAGGTGAGATTATTTAGTAGACTAGCTGCCTCTCAAATGGCACGTTAATCTTACGTGGCCCTGGTCAAGTGTAGTGCACACTATATGACCCCTTTCTGTGggtcgacccccccccccctgaattTAAGAGCGTAGACCTTTGTAGTGAATAGAAGTCTTTGGCAAGATCTAGTCTGCTTCCCCTTCACTGCGTAGTGCACTGTGGGCCCTCGTCAAAGGTGGTTCACTACATAAGGAATGAGGAGCCATTTGGGAAGGATTCATATTCCTGTGTGAAAGGCTCTTCAACCACATACAATAGATTAGATGATACCTGAATTTTAGTGGAAGAATCGTTGCGCGCCGTGTTGACGATACTCGCTTGTTGGGGTCCTCAGGACTGGGTTTAGCAATTGTTGCATAAGTTTTGTACTTAACACAGGGTTTCCTGAACCTCTCCTCTAGTTCCCACAGCCATTCCAGATTTAAAATGCTcaactaatctctctctctctctctctctctctctctctctctctctctctctctctctctctctctctctctctctctctctctctctctctctctctctctctctctctctctctctctctctctctctctctctctctctcaggagactaTCACCATGGCGATATTGACCATCATTCTGCTTGTTAGCACAGCTTTTGCTCTGGGAGGTAAGAGTGATGTACCTCACACTTACTcaccaacattttaataaaaacgtTAGTGGGTGTTGATCTGTCCTATTCACACACGTACGTATTAATGTTTTGTTTCATAACCAGTTGTCCCTTGGACAGCCATTATCAACCGTGACACTGGAAAGAAggttgtcttgctcaagggcacatagacagataTTTTAACTTGACATTCAGGGATTAAAACTAGGAACTCttgtgttactggcccaactctctaaccgctaggctacctgccactcctctAGTTCCAGAGATGTATATTGGTGTCTAGATGCTGGACTGAGGTATTCTGATATGAATGGTTTGATCATTCAACTGGATGTATGATTGGATTGTCAGGAAGTAACACTGACACAACTTACCTCCACTTTCAGTCATAGTTTCATCAGCTTTTATACCAAAGACAGAAACTGAATTGACTGCACAGGGCTTTTAAACAAGTAGCGCAATTTCAGTATTTAGCCAGGAAGTACCTAGGTTacatctgaaatggaaccctattccgtaTAAAATACTTCTGACCAGGGACTATATGGGACGCAACCCAAGATTCCGGCATGCATGTGCTGCAATGTTATGTCCACATTACAATCAATGTATGTTACCTGTGTCCAGATGCTGGGATACGACCCATGACCCCCTGTGAGCGTGCTAGATATGCCGCGACACATGGCCCAATTGGCGCCTACATCCCCACGTGTGACGCCGCTGGACGATACACCCCTAAGCAATGTTCGGCCTCTACAGGTTAACACggacgcacatatacacacactaaatTCTCCAATTCAGTTGAATGTTACAATATTTACTGTGTGCAACATGTCTATTTCTGGTAGGTTACTGTTGGTGTGTGACCACTACTGGACAGAAGATTCAGGGTACGGAGACTCCACCAGGCACTGCTATCAACTGCTAGCAACTGTTccaccaaggtgtgtgtgtatatacatactcaTTCACAAAATGTTATTTCTTTGCAGCTGATATTGGATGTTTTTGTCTAATTGCAGATGAAAGGCGTTGGAATGAAGACTTTGAAAAGACGGACAGTTGTCTTTACTGTACGACAGGAACTGATTTACATCCCATATAAATGCATGAAGAAATCCAGAGATTAAACTGTTaatttacttactttattgttggTGTGATTATCTGAACCAGTCCTTTACTGGGAAATGGAGGAAGGAGTAGGACTGTATTAccagcagtcaaattccacgtgaccatttagtaattaggcttctccaagctctgatgctggtgatggtcattagtagcctcccgcacttgctaactgcctggtactcagcactctattgtccctctaatcactctgacatcaatgcaaatgtaaaacatttcatgagctcatgttgcgcaacatttctataacctatgcaattgtgtgagaacaGCCTCACGGCTTCTATtagaaagaggatcccatcagctttctataggttagATCTACTatttgcagtaccagtcaaaagtttgaacacgcCTAC
Proteins encoded:
- the LOC115194858 gene encoding equistatin-like, with amino-acid sequence MAILTIILLVSTAFALGDAGIRPMTPCERARYAATHGPIGAYIPTCDAAGRYTPKQCSASTGYCWCVTTTGQKIQGTETPPGTAINC